The proteins below are encoded in one region of Limnochorda pilosa:
- a CDS encoding TorD/DmsD family molecular chaperone, producing MTQRVDISVNGMVEVMEAREVAYSLLARLFLEEPDEGFIRELSRRGAFDTFLFAEESDAVEVAARRVASALSELESLGDEGFQAVRWDYTRLFVGPERLPAPPWESAYLTEERLLFQESTLEVRRAYGKYGLVTRNYPHEADDHLGFELEFMAHLSRLAREGVAKPTEAGRPAPEQVLADQAAFLREHLQRWVPAFAADVEARASTVFYRGLACLLKSFLQADAAFIQDMQSM from the coding sequence GTGACGCAACGCGTGGATATCAGCGTGAACGGCATGGTTGAGGTGATGGAGGCACGCGAGGTGGCCTACAGCCTCCTGGCGCGGCTCTTCCTGGAGGAGCCCGACGAGGGATTCATCCGGGAACTGAGCCGCCGGGGCGCCTTCGACACCTTCCTCTTCGCGGAGGAAAGCGATGCCGTCGAGGTCGCGGCACGCCGCGTCGCGAGCGCCCTCTCCGAGCTCGAATCGCTGGGAGACGAGGGCTTCCAGGCGGTGCGGTGGGACTACACCCGGCTCTTCGTCGGGCCCGAACGGCTGCCGGCGCCGCCGTGGGAGTCCGCCTACCTGACGGAGGAGCGCCTCCTCTTCCAGGAATCGACCCTCGAGGTCCGGCGGGCGTACGGGAAGTACGGGCTCGTCACACGGAACTACCCTCACGAGGCCGACGATCACCTGGGCTTCGAGCTGGAGTTCATGGCCCACCTCAGTCGCTTGGCGCGTGAGGGTGTTGCAAAGCCGACGGAGGCGGGTCGCCCGGCACCGGAACAGGTCCTGGCAGACCAGGCCGCCTTCTTGCGGGAGCACCTTCAACGCTGGGTTCCGGCCTTCGCCGCGGACGTGGAAGCCCGGGCATCCACGGTGTTCTATCGGGGCCTGGCGTGCCTGCTGAAGAGCTTTCTCCAAGCTGACGCGGCCTTCATTCAAGATATGCAGAGCATGTGA
- a CDS encoding molybdopterin-dependent oxidoreductase: MNRRTLLKWSAAVAGGLAVGTRGFGLVQADPARVAAQGGAGTEGGRWVAAACWHNCGGRCVNKAFVVEGVVMRQKTDDTHPDSPDYPQQRGCARGRSQRKQVFGADRLKYPMKRRHWEPGGGQKELRGRDEWVRISWDEALDIVASEIKRIKETHGNRAIFLTGGGEIGRTLNLAGGSVGHWGTTSWGSWRYTGPIIGAREGFSSFNTNDRLDLKNSQLIVMWGCNPAWSAGGSPTYHYLQAKKAGARFIFIDPFYSDSAQVLGDEWIPIRPGTDHAMLLGMAHTLLVEDDPETNPLIDWDFLNRCTVGFDSEHVPPGVDPKENVKDYVLGTYDGVPKTAEWAEEICGVAAARIRSLAREIAQTRRVALLTTWAPARIKNSDSWPQMFMTLGAMTGHIGQPGRMTGLSVHRATANSGPFLVQGGGSGVPGIRNPLSESINDNEIWDAVLTGKYTAGYQEVRDINIQLIYHGGGATLQTRDGMTKGIAAHRKVEFVVAHAQFLTTNARYSDVVLPVTTEWERPGGLLAGNREALFAYTQITEPLYEAKDDQWIAMEVARRLGFDPQTVYPISPKQQFFNQLAGARVMKDDRPNSESDYETLLTITAEDIAEWGVKGEPQHGRITLKEFLEKGVYQIERRPGDNYGYIAFKDFRENPERYPLDSATGKLELCSPALSEHVKSRGWNEIKPIPAYNPATEGYEETFADWERKVKGEYPLQLYTPHYLRRSHTVFDNIPWLREAFPNPLYMNPRDAAERGIEHGDTVLITGKHGKSLRPVQLTERMMPGVVALPHGAWVELDDEKGVDKAGADNIMCGAVPTGQGTSGWNSVIVQVEKWQGEPLKPDAEWPQRIVL; the protein is encoded by the coding sequence ATGAACCGAAGGACGCTCCTCAAGTGGAGTGCGGCCGTGGCAGGCGGTCTTGCCGTCGGCACTCGGGGCTTCGGCCTCGTTCAGGCCGACCCGGCCCGCGTCGCCGCGCAGGGCGGCGCCGGGACCGAGGGCGGTAGGTGGGTGGCGGCAGCTTGCTGGCACAACTGCGGAGGCCGGTGCGTCAACAAGGCGTTCGTGGTGGAGGGCGTCGTCATGCGTCAGAAGACCGACGACACCCACCCCGACAGCCCCGACTACCCGCAGCAGCGGGGGTGCGCCCGCGGGCGCTCCCAGCGCAAGCAGGTCTTCGGCGCCGACCGCCTGAAGTACCCGATGAAGCGGAGGCACTGGGAGCCGGGGGGCGGCCAGAAGGAGCTGCGCGGCCGCGACGAGTGGGTCCGCATCTCCTGGGACGAAGCGCTCGACATCGTGGCGAGCGAGATCAAGCGAATCAAGGAGACCCATGGCAACAGGGCGATCTTCCTGACGGGCGGGGGCGAGATCGGCAGGACCCTGAACCTCGCCGGTGGGTCGGTGGGCCACTGGGGCACCACCTCATGGGGTTCGTGGAGATACACGGGACCGATCATTGGTGCTCGGGAGGGTTTCAGCTCCTTCAACACCAACGATCGGCTGGACCTCAAGAACTCGCAACTCATCGTGATGTGGGGATGCAACCCGGCCTGGTCCGCGGGCGGCAGTCCCACGTACCATTACCTGCAGGCGAAGAAGGCCGGCGCACGCTTCATCTTCATCGACCCCTTCTACTCGGATTCCGCCCAGGTGCTCGGCGACGAGTGGATCCCCATCCGGCCGGGAACGGATCACGCGATGCTGCTTGGTATGGCCCACACGCTCCTGGTGGAGGATGACCCGGAGACCAACCCTCTCATCGACTGGGACTTCCTCAACCGGTGCACCGTGGGTTTCGACTCTGAGCACGTGCCGCCGGGAGTCGACCCAAAGGAGAACGTCAAGGACTACGTCCTGGGAACCTATGACGGTGTCCCCAAGACGGCCGAGTGGGCCGAGGAGATCTGTGGAGTGGCGGCCGCTCGGATCCGGAGTCTGGCACGGGAGATCGCACAGACGCGTCGCGTGGCACTCCTTACCACCTGGGCACCGGCCCGCATCAAGAACAGCGACTCCTGGCCCCAGATGTTCATGACGCTTGGCGCCATGACGGGCCACATCGGCCAGCCGGGCCGGATGACGGGCCTTAGCGTCCATCGGGCTACTGCCAACAGCGGTCCCTTCCTGGTTCAGGGAGGAGGAAGCGGTGTCCCTGGGATCCGCAATCCGTTGAGCGAGAGCATCAACGACAACGAGATCTGGGACGCCGTCCTCACGGGCAAGTACACCGCCGGCTACCAAGAGGTACGGGACATCAACATCCAGCTCATCTATCACGGCGGCGGTGCCACCCTGCAGACACGGGACGGGATGACCAAGGGTATCGCGGCCCACCGCAAGGTGGAGTTCGTGGTTGCCCACGCTCAGTTCCTCACGACCAACGCCCGGTACTCCGACGTGGTGCTCCCTGTCACCACCGAGTGGGAGCGGCCCGGTGGTCTGCTGGCAGGGAACCGGGAGGCGCTCTTCGCCTACACCCAGATCACCGAGCCCCTTTACGAGGCGAAGGACGACCAGTGGATCGCCATGGAAGTGGCCCGGCGCCTCGGCTTCGACCCACAGACCGTCTACCCGATCTCGCCGAAGCAGCAGTTCTTCAACCAGCTCGCGGGGGCTCGGGTGATGAAGGACGACCGGCCCAACTCCGAGTCGGACTACGAGACGCTGCTCACCATCACGGCCGAGGACATCGCCGAATGGGGAGTGAAAGGAGAGCCCCAGCACGGCAGGATCACCCTCAAGGAGTTCCTGGAGAAGGGCGTTTACCAGATCGAGCGGCGTCCGGGTGACAACTACGGATACATCGCCTTCAAGGACTTCCGCGAGAATCCGGAGCGGTACCCCCTGGACTCGGCGACCGGGAAACTGGAGCTCTGCTCGCCTGCACTGTCAGAACACGTGAAGAGCCGGGGATGGAACGAGATCAAGCCCATCCCCGCGTACAACCCTGCGACGGAGGGGTACGAGGAGACCTTCGCCGATTGGGAGCGGAAGGTGAAGGGTGAGTATCCGCTGCAGTTGTACACGCCGCACTACCTCCGGCGCTCCCACACCGTCTTCGACAACATCCCATGGCTACGGGAGGCGTTCCCGAATCCGCTCTACATGAACCCGCGCGACGCGGCAGAACGGGGTATCGAGCACGGTGACACCGTCCTCATCACCGGCAAGCACGGAAAGTCGCTGCGCCCCGTGCAGCTGACCGAGCGGATGATGCCCGGAGTGGTCGCCCTGCCCCACGGTGCCTGGGTCGAGCTGGACGACGAGAAAGGCGTCGACAAGGCCGGGGCGGACAACATCATGTGCGGTGCCGTCCCGACGGGCCAGGGCACCTCAGGGTGGAACTCGGTCATCGTGCAGGTCGAGAAGTGGCAGGGTGAGCCGCTCAAGCCTGACGCCGAGTGGCCGCAGCGGATCGTGCTCTAG
- a CDS encoding DMSO/selenate family reductase complex B subunit produces MGQLGFYVDMTACIGCRTCQVACKDKNNLDVGALYRRVYTFEGGTYPRPWVYHLSMGCNHCEEPRCVENCPTGALTKRPDGLVVLDKDACIGCRYCVWSCPYGAPQYIEAEGRVGKCDGCADLVDQGLNPACVDACPMRAIEFGDVDELRRKHGGTDRVKGMPDPALTHPAVTVKPKAEAAI; encoded by the coding sequence ATGGGTCAGCTCGGATTCTACGTAGACATGACGGCATGCATCGGTTGCAGGACCTGTCAGGTCGCCTGCAAGGACAAGAACAACCTCGACGTCGGCGCCCTCTACCGGCGGGTGTACACGTTCGAAGGCGGAACATACCCTCGCCCGTGGGTCTACCACCTCTCCATGGGCTGCAACCACTGCGAGGAGCCGCGCTGCGTTGAGAACTGCCCCACCGGAGCGCTCACCAAGCGGCCGGACGGCCTGGTGGTCCTCGACAAGGATGCGTGCATCGGTTGCCGCTACTGCGTCTGGTCCTGCCCCTACGGCGCGCCCCAGTACATCGAGGCCGAGGGCCGCGTGGGCAAGTGCGACGGCTGTGCCGACCTGGTCGATCAGGGGCTCAACCCGGCCTGCGTCGACGCCTGCCCCATGCGGGCCATCGAGTTCGGTGACGTCGACGAGCTGCGCCGCAAGCACGGGGGCACCGACCGGGTGAAGGGCATGCCCGACCCGGCGCTCACCCATCCGGCGGTGACGGTGAAGCCGAAGGCAGAGGCAGCTATCTGA
- a CDS encoding radical SAM protein: protein MLVEIDRDNLSIIQNPSFRAYAARYVAIAEQFRERVRETGMEFEEAEPDMALPPAPSQPGEEEIAQDLRLPGMPERLAQALARLRKKGAVVRNGGRSVYSRWISPACLACRTGAGSATFFTSLQCHRQCFYCFNPNQEGYEQYRQDSRDCVSELGQMQQAGVRLEHVALTGGEPLLHKEEAVAFFEAARQQYPEAYGRLYTSGDFVDAQILQRLKAAGLDEIRFSIRLPDSPTAQRKTLERIALAREYLPAVMVEMPVLPDGYERMTEILVELERIGADGINLLELCYPLHNAEAFRIRGYTLKAKPYRVLYDYWYAGGLPVAGSEEACLRLVDFALDQDLKLGVHYCSLENKHTGQIFRQDATVDPPPHHVLSPQDYFFKSVKAFGEEIPKVAHALRKAGVRSYSVDSEHGFLEFPVSAVGYLAGLDVELGVSTKVMEADEEGLRLRELKVELADPASFDPGVDI from the coding sequence ATGCTGGTCGAGATCGATCGTGACAACCTATCCATCATCCAGAATCCCTCCTTCCGCGCCTACGCGGCCCGGTACGTGGCCATCGCGGAGCAGTTCCGGGAGCGGGTTCGAGAGACAGGGATGGAGTTCGAGGAGGCAGAGCCGGACATGGCTCTGCCTCCAGCCCCGTCCCAACCCGGTGAGGAAGAGATCGCCCAGGACCTTAGGCTTCCGGGGATGCCCGAGCGGCTCGCCCAAGCGCTGGCACGCCTCCGGAAGAAGGGGGCGGTTGTCCGCAACGGCGGCCGCAGCGTCTACTCCCGGTGGATCTCCCCGGCCTGCCTGGCCTGCCGGACGGGCGCGGGCAGCGCTACCTTCTTCACCTCGCTGCAGTGCCACCGGCAGTGCTTCTACTGTTTCAACCCGAACCAGGAGGGGTACGAGCAGTACCGCCAGGACTCGAGGGACTGCGTGAGCGAGCTCGGCCAGATGCAGCAGGCCGGCGTGCGGCTCGAGCACGTGGCCCTGACCGGCGGCGAGCCGCTCCTCCACAAGGAGGAGGCCGTCGCCTTCTTCGAGGCGGCCCGGCAGCAGTACCCGGAGGCGTACGGCCGTCTCTACACGTCGGGGGACTTCGTGGACGCGCAGATCCTCCAGCGACTGAAGGCCGCTGGGCTCGACGAGATCCGTTTCAGCATCCGCCTGCCCGACAGCCCGACCGCGCAGCGGAAGACGCTGGAGCGCATCGCCCTCGCCCGGGAGTACCTGCCGGCGGTCATGGTGGAGATGCCGGTGCTGCCCGACGGCTACGAACGGATGACCGAGATCCTCGTGGAGCTGGAGCGGATCGGCGCCGACGGCATCAACCTCCTGGAACTCTGCTACCCCCTGCACAACGCCGAGGCCTTCAGGATCCGGGGCTACACCCTCAAGGCCAAGCCGTACCGGGTCCTCTACGATTACTGGTACGCAGGGGGCCTCCCGGTGGCGGGGAGCGAGGAAGCATGCCTACGCCTGGTGGACTTTGCGCTGGACCAGGACCTGAAGCTCGGTGTCCACTACTGCTCCCTGGAGAACAAGCATACGGGCCAGATCTTCCGGCAGGATGCCACGGTGGATCCTCCGCCGCACCACGTCCTCTCGCCGCAGGACTACTTCTTCAAGTCGGTCAAGGCGTTCGGGGAGGAGATTCCCAAGGTGGCCCACGCCCTTCGGAAGGCGGGCGTCCGGAGCTACAGCGTCGATTCCGAGCACGGCTTCCTGGAGTTCCCCGTCTCCGCCGTGGGTTACCTGGCGGGCCTGGACGTGGAGCTGGGTGTTTCCACCAAGGTGATGGAGGCCGACGAAGAAGGCCTTCGGCTTCGAGAGCTCAAGGTGGAGCTGGCCGATCCGGCCTCCTTCGACCCCGGAGTCGACATCTGA
- a CDS encoding 4Fe-4S dicluster domain-containing protein: MPVAAIEEAAERLAGLEGSALRVRPRQCLNLRHLRAGCSACAEACPTKAIRWSPRLRVEPFDCAQCGACATACPAGALEVRDSVWCRRLAQISRAVAGTGRVLFACPLHLRRDRSLRRRTDVVEVPCVGAIQPWEIVAAVAFGAASVLLLEARCSRCTYRVAHGRAVRTVEEAQSLLAAWGRREEVRLGSEPPASTEAGSAFRALAGLLPQKGRSADEELARRGLEPQEIGGDTTQPQDPGEGLERWIPSSHRKLLFFLHRLGEPAADRVAPNAPLAHVEVAPDCTGCGMCAYFCPTGALRKRETAGKTELAFRAQECTNCGFCTRICYQGAIRTTEARPGAVLSGEEQVLWSGRPSTPQERLARRLV; encoded by the coding sequence TTGCCGGTAGCGGCGATCGAGGAAGCAGCAGAGAGGCTCGCGGGCCTGGAGGGTTCCGCCCTCCGCGTCCGCCCGCGCCAGTGCCTCAACCTGCGCCACCTCCGGGCGGGGTGCTCGGCGTGCGCCGAAGCCTGCCCCACCAAGGCCATCCGGTGGTCGCCTAGGCTCAGGGTCGAGCCCTTCGATTGCGCCCAGTGCGGCGCCTGTGCGACGGCCTGCCCCGCGGGGGCGCTGGAGGTGCGCGACAGCGTCTGGTGCCGGCGCCTGGCCCAGATCAGCCGGGCCGTCGCGGGTACCGGCAGGGTTCTTTTCGCGTGCCCGCTGCACCTGCGGCGGGACCGGAGCCTGCGGCGCAGGACGGATGTGGTGGAGGTTCCCTGCGTCGGCGCCATCCAGCCGTGGGAGATCGTTGCAGCCGTGGCCTTCGGTGCGGCGTCGGTGCTCCTGCTCGAAGCCCGCTGCTCGCGGTGCACCTACCGGGTCGCCCACGGACGTGCGGTTCGAACGGTGGAAGAGGCGCAGTCGCTCCTGGCAGCGTGGGGGCGGAGGGAAGAGGTCCGGCTCGGCAGCGAGCCCCCCGCTTCCACGGAGGCCGGCAGCGCCTTTCGGGCCCTGGCCGGCCTGCTTCCCCAGAAAGGTCGCAGCGCCGACGAGGAGTTGGCCCGCCGGGGCCTGGAACCGCAGGAAATCGGCGGCGACACCACGCAGCCGCAGGATCCGGGCGAAGGGCTGGAACGGTGGATCCCATCGTCCCACCGGAAGCTGCTCTTCTTCCTCCACCGGCTGGGAGAACCCGCGGCGGATCGGGTCGCCCCCAACGCGCCGCTGGCCCACGTGGAGGTCGCTCCCGACTGCACCGGCTGCGGCATGTGCGCCTACTTCTGCCCCACCGGAGCCCTCCGAAAGCGCGAAACCGCAGGCAAGACGGAGCTCGCCTTTCGGGCGCAGGAGTGCACCAACTGCGGCTTCTGTACCCGAATCTGCTACCAGGGGGCCATCCGGACCACGGAGGCCCGGCCCGGCGCGGTCCTCTCCGGTGAGGAGCAAGTCCTGTGGAGCGGGCGCCCCTCCACGCCGCAAGAGCGCCTCGCGAGGCGGCTGGTCTAG
- a CDS encoding twin-arginine translocase TatA/TatE family subunit, whose protein sequence is MPRIGPMELVIILALALIIFGPGKLPQVGKALGEGIREFKNSITSRSQDEEERPRQAHQG, encoded by the coding sequence ATGCCGCGCATCGGTCCCATGGAACTGGTCATCATCCTGGCTCTGGCCCTGATCATCTTTGGCCCGGGGAAGCTGCCCCAGGTGGGCAAGGCCCTCGGCGAGGGGATCCGCGAGTTCAAGAACTCGATCACGAGCCGGAGCCAGGACGAGGAGGAGAGGCCTCGGCAAGCCCATCAGGGTTGA
- a CDS encoding P-loop NTPase family protein gives MPGSILILTGPKNTGKSAFCRELARAAARAGVDVAGVCTEKRRRRRPHHPGEGLEPGLHPRVEREQLVVTDLRSGHQAPLGFREGDRWTLLQEGFALGREALAAATPCHLLVVDEIGRLELRHGSGWTGVFGIVATGAYRQAVVTVRQGCLDAFRRALAAAAPEGRPARLRVHELHGDDPPGERDRLQQELLAELTRVPREAVELR, from the coding sequence GTGCCAGGCTCCATCCTGATCCTGACCGGACCGAAGAACACCGGCAAGAGCGCCTTCTGCCGCGAGCTCGCACGCGCGGCTGCTCGGGCAGGCGTGGACGTCGCTGGCGTCTGCACCGAGAAGCGCCGGCGACGGCGCCCGCACCACCCCGGAGAGGGGCTGGAACCGGGCCTGCACCCTCGTGTCGAGCGCGAGCAGCTCGTCGTCACAGACCTTCGGAGCGGCCACCAAGCGCCACTGGGGTTCCGGGAGGGCGACCGGTGGACGCTCCTGCAGGAAGGCTTCGCACTGGGACGGGAGGCTCTCGCCGCAGCCACGCCCTGCCACCTCCTGGTGGTGGACGAGATCGGCCGGCTCGAGCTCCGGCACGGTTCCGGGTGGACGGGGGTCTTCGGGATCGTGGCGACGGGAGCCTACCGCCAGGCTGTGGTCACGGTCCGGCAGGGGTGCCTGGATGCGTTCCGCCGCGCCCTGGCCGCGGCAGCCCCGGAAGGGCGGCCGGCCCGCCTGCGCGTGCACGAGCTGCACGGAGACGACCCGCCCGGAGAGCGTGACCGCCTGCAGCAGGAGCTCCTGGCCGAGCTCACGAGGGTTCCCAGGGAGGCGGTGGAGCTGCGATGA
- a CDS encoding ABC transporter ATP-binding protein encodes MMAPPPECLERPAVLLHAAGGTGGSGAGAVPIRAGDLGVRFGTCRLLEGVDLEIRAADRVLITGPSGGGKTTLARALAGMIPLAFPGEREGRVSVYGRDPARQPLWETAQRLAMVFQRPASQLFNFTVRDEVLFGPLNLGLKPGEAREQARWALEVMGLQGFEERSPRTLSGGELQRLALAAVLAMRPRAVILDEPTAHLDRSGREALVQALTRLNTDDGLSVVVIEHRTRAWVPFARQHLHLAGGRLTAGGPLAAGLSAGTGGGSPRLTLLQPVTSCGRPVLRVVDGVIARRGSMRREERSPVLLRDVNLELHTGELILLTGENGSGKTTLARVLAGFERPARGRVVRSARPLLLFQDPIDQLFAETVEEELFVGLRAGRGREKALPGDLLDGLLRMAGLEQRRGQPVGSLSTGEQRRLALAALVAAGATETQGSLFILDEPTAGQDDLHLQAMLRMIRDLNHDLGAAVLVISHDERLIAGWPGRRLRIQGGRLVEGVQAPKEGA; translated from the coding sequence ATGATGGCGCCGCCCCCGGAATGCCTCGAGCGTCCCGCCGTCCTCCTCCACGCCGCCGGCGGCACGGGCGGGTCCGGAGCGGGTGCCGTTCCCATCCGGGCCGGTGATCTGGGCGTCCGCTTCGGGACCTGCCGCCTTCTGGAGGGCGTGGACCTGGAGATCCGAGCGGCGGACCGCGTCCTGATCACGGGCCCTTCCGGGGGAGGCAAGACCACCCTGGCGCGGGCTCTCGCGGGCATGATCCCCCTCGCCTTCCCCGGTGAGCGCGAGGGCCGCGTCTCCGTCTACGGGAGAGACCCGGCGCGGCAGCCGCTCTGGGAGACAGCGCAGCGGCTGGCCATGGTCTTCCAGCGCCCGGCCTCCCAGCTCTTCAACTTCACGGTGCGAGACGAGGTCCTCTTCGGACCCCTCAACCTCGGCCTGAAGCCTGGGGAGGCGCGGGAGCAGGCCCGGTGGGCGCTGGAGGTCATGGGCCTCCAGGGGTTCGAGGAAAGGAGCCCCCGCACCCTCTCCGGGGGCGAGCTGCAGCGGCTGGCGCTGGCCGCCGTCCTTGCGATGCGCCCGCGTGCGGTGATCCTGGACGAGCCCACCGCCCACCTGGACCGCTCGGGGCGCGAGGCCCTGGTTCAGGCGCTCACGCGGCTCAACACGGACGACGGTCTATCCGTCGTGGTCATCGAGCACCGCACTCGAGCCTGGGTTCCCTTCGCCCGCCAGCACCTTCACCTGGCCGGCGGGCGGCTCACGGCGGGCGGTCCGCTTGCAGCGGGCCTCTCCGCCGGTACCGGGGGCGGCTCCCCTCGCCTCACGCTGCTGCAGCCGGTCACGTCCTGCGGCCGGCCGGTGCTCCGCGTCGTGGACGGCGTCATCGCGCGCCGAGGCTCGATGCGGCGCGAGGAGCGCTCGCCCGTTCTGCTGAGGGACGTCAACCTGGAGCTCCATACGGGTGAACTGATCCTCCTCACCGGGGAGAACGGATCGGGCAAGACGACCCTGGCCCGGGTCCTGGCCGGCTTCGAGCGGCCTGCCAGGGGAAGGGTCGTCCGCTCGGCCCGGCCGCTCCTCCTCTTCCAGGACCCCATCGACCAGCTCTTCGCGGAGACGGTGGAGGAAGAGCTGTTCGTGGGCCTGCGGGCTGGCCGCGGGCGAGAGAAGGCGCTCCCTGGGGACCTGCTGGACGGCCTGCTCCGGATGGCGGGGCTGGAGCAACGCCGGGGGCAGCCCGTGGGCTCTCTCTCCACCGGCGAGCAGCGGCGCCTCGCCCTCGCCGCCCTGGTGGCAGCCGGTGCCACGGAGACGCAGGGCAGCCTCTTCATCCTGGACGAGCCCACGGCCGGCCAGGACGACCTGCACCTCCAAGCGATGCTCCGGATGATCCGGGACCTCAACCACGACCTGGGGGCGGCCGTCCTGGTGATCAGCCACGACGAGCGTCTCATCGCGGGCTGGCCTGGCCGTCGCCTTCGCATTCAAGGCGGTCGTCTCGTCGAAGGGGTCCAAGCCCCGAAGGAAGGAGCGTGA
- a CDS encoding energy-coupling factor transporter transmembrane component T: MRAPSCLAGAGPLGRLGPLGLLTLSALGARLATVWLLAAATVLWVAWVDPGALRGLRSRWFMAFAIFLVVPLACWGGPRTWAPLPWLALSPSGLKLGLGMLGRSVVLWMSVATVVEGLSLTDWSALLERCGLKGFGFTLGVAFHMLPTVLSSAGDAWHALRMRGGLAAYGWEAPQLLMATVVSGALRHVDDIAAAAQARGYDPEKPRRGTVRVTGTDLGLVAAWAVACVVIRLGLRW, encoded by the coding sequence ATGCGAGCGCCTAGTTGCCTGGCCGGCGCGGGTCCCCTGGGGCGGCTGGGGCCGCTCGGGCTCCTGACGCTCTCGGCCCTGGGTGCCCGTCTGGCGACGGTCTGGCTCCTGGCCGCGGCGACCGTCCTCTGGGTCGCCTGGGTGGATCCGGGCGCGCTCCGGGGTCTGCGAAGCCGATGGTTCATGGCCTTCGCGATCTTCCTGGTGGTTCCCCTGGCATGCTGGGGAGGCCCCCGCACCTGGGCCCCGCTGCCCTGGCTCGCGCTCTCGCCGTCGGGCCTGAAGCTGGGCCTGGGGATGCTCGGCCGGAGCGTCGTCTTGTGGATGAGCGTCGCCACGGTCGTGGAGGGCCTCTCGCTGACGGACTGGTCAGCCCTTCTTGAGCGGTGTGGGCTGAAGGGTTTCGGCTTCACCCTGGGCGTCGCTTTCCACATGCTCCCGACGGTCCTCTCCTCGGCGGGGGACGCGTGGCACGCCTTGAGGATGCGAGGCGGTCTGGCGGCCTACGGGTGGGAGGCACCCCAACTCCTGATGGCGACGGTGGTGAGCGGAGCCCTCCGGCACGTGGACGACATCGCGGCCGCAGCCCAAGCCCGAGGCTACGATCCGGAGAAGCCCCGGCGAGGGACGGTGCGCGTGACGGGCACGGACCTCGGGCTCGTGGCGGCCTGGGCCGTCGCCTGCGTGGTCATCCGGCTCGGCCTCCGCTGGTGA
- a CDS encoding tripartite tricarboxylate transporter substrate binding protein produces MHFVLSRHTRLTLCVLVLLVLVASSAGAASYPSKPVQLIVAFSPGGSSDVLARVVAQYFERLTGTPMVVMNKPGAGGEIGFTSLALSKPDGYTVGLINIPNLMTFPLMRAETTKYDLDDLTYIANVVTDPSVLVVRAQSPFQTFEDFVAYAGANPGAITISHDAVGGDDFLFIRKIEHATGIDLTEVQFAGDAPARAALLGGHIAANAINLSEAVPMVRDGRVRVLGLAAPRRAAEIPDTPTFREMGFDIVNSSSRGIGAPAGLPEDVADLLAETLVEIARDPGFVAKLAEMKMPLDVIARDEYEKFVLEQNEIMHELWEENPWM; encoded by the coding sequence GTGCACTTCGTGTTGTCAAGACACACGCGCTTGACCCTCTGCGTCCTCGTTCTCCTGGTGCTCGTCGCCAGCAGCGCGGGTGCCGCTTCATATCCCAGCAAGCCCGTACAGCTCATCGTCGCCTTTTCCCCGGGCGGCAGCAGCGACGTCCTTGCGCGCGTCGTCGCGCAGTACTTCGAACGGTTGACGGGGACCCCGATGGTCGTGATGAACAAGCCAGGGGCAGGCGGTGAGATAGGCTTCACGAGCCTGGCCCTCTCGAAACCAGACGGCTACACGGTCGGGTTGATCAACATCCCGAACCTAATGACGTTTCCGCTGATGCGTGCCGAGACCACGAAATACGACCTCGACGACCTCACCTACATCGCCAACGTCGTCACGGATCCCAGCGTGCTGGTCGTGCGAGCGCAGAGTCCTTTCCAGACGTTCGAGGATTTCGTCGCCTACGCCGGGGCGAACCCCGGCGCGATCACCATCTCCCACGACGCGGTCGGCGGTGACGACTTCCTGTTCATCCGCAAGATCGAACATGCGACGGGGATCGATCTGACCGAAGTCCAATTCGCCGGGGACGCTCCGGCGCGCGCCGCTCTCCTCGGAGGGCACATCGCGGCGAACGCGATCAACCTCTCTGAGGCGGTGCCGATGGTTCGAGACGGCCGGGTCCGCGTGCTCGGGCTGGCGGCGCCGCGGCGGGCCGCAGAGATCCCTGACACGCCCACGTTCCGCGAGATGGGGTTCGACATCGTGAACAGCTCGTCCCGAGGCATCGGCGCTCCGGCAGGGCTTCCCGAGGACGTCGCCGATCTGCTGGCGGAGACCCTCGTCGAGATCGCCCGGGATCCCGGCTTCGTGGCCAAGCTTGCCGAAATGAAGATGCCCCTGGATGTGATCGCGAGAGACGAATACGAGAAGTTCGTCTTGGAGCAGAACGAGATCATGCACGAGCTTTGGGAGGAGAATCCCTGGATGTAG